One genomic segment of Helianthus annuus cultivar XRQ/B chromosome 14, HanXRQr2.0-SUNRISE, whole genome shotgun sequence includes these proteins:
- the LOC110906526 gene encoding uncharacterized protein LOC110906526, producing MASGGNTDTTERITRNELNKMISDEVTKAFDANVSKLAQEVEGQVLSTVENMVTSKVDELKEMITGIQSKKEARRCTYKDFMACKPATYNGEIDPIECQRWIVNMEGVFIRSHCDKEDQVMFATGQLTRRAKDWWDSYSKEIGENRVQTLTWQEFKQPFVKYHCPQSAVDRIQEDFLRFRQKDESVNEITNTFLDQLKFCEEIVGTERKKIIRYHGMLKAEIREFITPSKCGTLDEIIDLARDREIEIRRQDERGEKRQVEKGSTQGSSKKPKIHDQGKKEVSKGGFPRCKTCGKPHSGECLLGRKGCYNCGQEGHPYYNCPNPKRVCYNCNESGHVKAECPKLKQGVKKEGKKEEPTKAKGRMFQISTEEARAHPNVVSGIYMINSIPTYILFDTGASRSFISSELVRSPLFTIERMCIPLEVEIADCKSYLLHEICRGCRITIDDEDFDIDLIPMVLGEFKVVVGMDWLSRYHAEILCENKIIHVTSPKGKRVTIHGEREVGAKFCTILEAVKYVRNGSKVFLA from the coding sequence ATGGCAAGTGGAGGAAACACGGATACTACCGAACGTATAACCCGAAACGAGTTAAACAAGATGATTTCGGATGAAGTAACGAAGGCATTTGATGCAAACGTTTCAAAGTTAGCACAAGAAGTGGAGGGTCAGGTACTAAGTACAGTGGAAAATATGGTTACGAGCAAAGTGGATGAATTGAAGGAAATGATAACAGGGATTCAAAGCAAGAAGGAGGCAAGACGGTGCACCTACAAGGATTTCATGGCATGTAAGCCTGCCACTTATAATGGGGAAATTGATCCCATCGAATGCCAAAGATGGATAGTTAATATGGAGGGGGTGTTCATTCGAAGTCATTGCGACAAGGAAGATCAAGTCATGTTTGCCACAGGGCAACTTACACGAAGGGCTAAAGATTGGTGGGATTCGTATAGTAAGGAGATCGGAGAAAATAGAGTTCAAACTTTGACTTGGCAAGAATTCAAACAACCTTTTGTCAAGTACCATTGTCCACAATCAGCTGTGGATCGAATCCAGGAAGACTTTCTCCGATTCCGACAAAAGGATGAATCAGTCAATGAGATCACGAACACTTTCCTTGATCAACTGAAGTTTTGTGAAGAAATAGTCGGAACGGAGAGGAAGAAGATTATCCGTTATCATGGCATGCTTAAGGCTGAAATCCGGGAGTTCATAACTCCTTCTAAATGTGGAACTTTGGACGAGATTATTGATTTGGCAAGGGATAGGGAGATCGAGATAAGGAGGCAAGATGAACGTGGGGAGAAAAGGCAAGTTGAGAAGGGATCAACACAAGGCTCTTCTAAGAAACCCAAAATACATGATCAAGGAAAGAAAGAAGTTTCCAAAGGCGGGTTTCCACGATGTAAGACATGCGGAAAACCCCATTCCGGTGAATGTTTATTGGGAAGGAAGGGGTGTTACAATTGCGGACAAGAAGGGCATCCGTACTATAATTGTCCGAATCCCAAAAGGGTGTGCTACAATTGTAACGAATCGGGCCATGTGAAGGCTGAATGCCCAAAGCTAAAACAAGGGGTGAAGAAGGAAGGGAAGAAAGAAGAACCCACGAAAGCTAAGGGAAGAATGTTCCAAATCTCCACGGAAGAAGCAAGAGCTCACCcgaatgtggtctcaggtatctaTATGATAAACTCTATACCCACTTATATATTATTCGATACCGGAGCTAGTAGATCATTCATTTCTAGTGAGCTTGTGCGTTCCCCTTTATTCACGATAGAAAGAATGTGTATACCACTCGAGGTAGAAATTGCCGATTGTAAGAGTTACCTTTTGCATGAAATATGTAGAGGGTGTAGAATTACTATAGATGATGAAGATTTTGATATTGATTTGATTCCCATGGTTTTGGGAGAATTTAAAGTAGtggtaggtatggattggttatcccgttaTCACGCGGAAATTTTATGCGAAAACAAAATTATTCATGTGACGTCTCCTAAAGGGAAACGGGTAACCATTCATGGGGAAAGGGAAGTAGGGGCAAAATTTTGTACTATCTTAGAAGCAGTTAAGTACGTGAGGAATGGAAGTAAAGTATTTTTAGCCTAA
- the LOC110906527 gene encoding uncharacterized protein LOC110906527 codes for MASGGNTDTTERITRNELNKMISDEVTKAFDANVSKLAQEVEGQVLSTVENMVTSKVDELKEMITGIQSKKEARRCTYKDFMACKPATYNGEIDPIECQRWIVNMEGVFIRSHCDKEDQVMFATGQLTRRAKDWWDSYSKEIGENRVQTLTWQEFKQPFVKYHCPQSAVDRIQEDFLRLRQKDESVNEITNTFLDQLKFCEEIVGTERKKIICYHGMLKAEIREFITPSKCGTLDEIIDLASDREIEIRRQDERGEKRQVEKGSTQGSSKKPKIHDQGKKEVSKGGFPRCKTCGKPHSGEYLLGRKGCYNCGQEGHPYYNCPNPKRVCYNCNESGHVKAECPKLKQGVKKEGKKEEPTKAKGRMFQISTEEARAHPNVVSGIKEESSNQSGSQAKDGKGKATC; via the exons ATGGCAAGTGGGGGAAACACGGATACTACCGAACGTATAACCCGAAACGAGTTAAACAAGATGATTTCGGATGAAGTAACGAAGGCATTTGATGCAAACGTTTCAAAGTTAGCACAAGAAGTGGAGGGTCAGGTACTAAGTACAGTGGAAAATATGGTTACGAGCAAAGTGGATGAATTGAAGGAAATGATAACAGGGATTCAAAGCAAGAAGGAGGCAAGACGGTGCACCTACAAGGATTTCATGGCATGTAAGCCTGCCACTTATAATGGGGAAATTGATCCCATCGAATGCCAAAGATGGATAGTTAATATGGAGGGGGTGTTCATTCGAAGTCATTGCGACAAGGAAGATCAAGTCATGTTTGCCACAGGGCAACTTACACGAAGGGCTAAAGATTGGTGGGATTCGTATAGTAAGGAGATCGGAGAAAATAGAGTTCAAACTTTGACTTGGCAAGAATTCAAACAACCTTTTGTCAAGTACCATTGTCCACAATCAGCTGTGGATCGAATCCAGGAAGACTTTCTCCGACTCCGACAAAAGGATGAATCAGTCAATGAGATCACGAACACTTTCCTTGATCAACTGAAGTTTTGTGAAGAAATAGTCGGAACGGAGAGGAAGAAGATTATCTGTTATCATGGCATGCTTAAGGCTGAAATCCGGGAGTTCATAACTCCTTCTAAATGTGGAACTTTGGACGAGATTATTGATCTGGCAAGTGATAGGGAGATCGAGATAAGGAGGCAAGATGAACGTGGGGAGAAAAGGCAAGTTGAGAAGGGATCAACACAAGGCTCTTCTAAGAAACCCAAAATACATGATCAAGGAAAGAAAGAAGTTTCCAAAGGCGGGTTTCCACGATGTAAGACATGCGGAAAACCCCATTCCGGTGAATATTTATTGGGAAGGAAGGGGTGTTACAATTGCGGACAAGAAGGGCATCCGTACTATAATTGTCCGAATCCCAAAAGGGTGTGCTACAATTGTAACGAATCGGGCCATGTGAAGGCTGAATGCCCAAAGCTAAAACAAGGGGTGAAGAAGGAAGGGAAGAAAGAAGAACCCACGAAAGCTAAGGGAAGAATGTTCCAAATCTCCACGGAAGAAGCAAGAGCTCACCcgaatgtggtctcag GAATAAAAGAAGAAAGCTCAAATCAATCCGGGTCGCAAGCGAAGGACGGCAAAG GTAAAGCAACTTGTTGA